ACGATCCCGCGTCGTACCGGAAAGCTTTGTCGGCGTCTTCGGCAGTAACCAGCCCTTTTTCCACCAGGTGCAGCATTTCCCTGTACACGGCGTACATGAGGCGGTTGGTGATGAAGCCGCGGATATCTTTCCGGAGCAGCGTGGGTTCTTTGCCCCAGCCATGCGCCAGACGAAACAACCAGTCAGCGTGCTCCGGCGCCGTTTGGTCGCCGCAGGTGATCTCCAGGAACCGGGTTGCATACGCCGGCTCGGCCCAATGCAATCCCAGGAACCGTTCGGGTGCCGGAACGAGCTGTTGCAGCGTACTGATCGGAATGGCGGAAGTATTGCTGGTGATCACGGCGTCAAGAGCCGCTACGGCGGCTATCTTCCGGTATACCTGTTTTTTGATATCGACTTTCTCGACCACGCATTCCTGTAACAACCGGCAATCGCGCAAAGCGCTGTAGCGGTCGGTGACCGTCAGCCGGGAAAGGCAGGCGTCCACCGGTTCCACGAGAAGACCGGCGGCCGCGCATTGCACCAATTGCTCACGGATGCGGCGCGGACCGGCCTCCATATCTTCCGGCAAAGGTGCGATGCCGACAACGTAATGCCCCGACATCAGCAGCGAAGCCACAATGCTGCTTCCCATCAATCCCAGGCCCACCACTCCCACCGGAATGGCTGCCGGGTTCAGTTGCATCTCCATCAGCCGGGAATTTTCACAATACAATCGATCTCTACCTTCAGGCTTTCGGCCAGCACAGATTGCACGGTTGTGCGCACAGGTTTGATCCCCGGGAAATATTTTTCATAAACCGCGTTGTAACGGTCGAAATCCGCTATATCGGCGAGATGTACCGTACATTTCACCACATCTTCCATCCCCGCGCCCGCCGCCTCCACAATCGCCTTGATATTATCGAGCGAGCGGGTCGTTTCTTCTTCAATACTGCCCAGCACGAACCGGGACGCCCTGAAATCGACGGAAGCCTGTCCGCTCACGAAGAGCAGTCCGTCCACGATCAGCGCGTCGGAATATGCGCCGGTAACAAAAGAGGGATCACGGTGCGGGTGGATTATTTTTACTTTTTTCATCTGTTGGAAGCGTACATGAAGTAATTGTTATATCGGTTCAAAAGTACCCTGCACCTCCCCTTTTTCCTGTTACTATCGTTTACATTTGTAATACAATCTTTCAAAACCGCCACCTGCATATCATCACTACAACGTTTATTCCTTATATTGTACTGTCTATCACCCTCCATTCATGAAAGCTACAGAACACCGCATACCAAAGGATTTCGACAAATCATTCACCGTTTTCCGTGAAGTAGGCGCCTATTTTCCCTGTCCCTGGCATTATCATCCGGAATATGAATTAGTATTAGTTACGCGCAGTACGGGCCGCCGCATGGTGGGTGACCATATCGGGTATTTCGGGGAAGAAGACCTGGTATTTATGGCGCCGCGATTGCCGCATGTGTGGGTGAACGACGCTCCTTATCTCAACGGCGAAACCGGCCACCAGGCGGATGCCATCGTCATTCATTTCATGGAGGATTTCCTGGGGGAAGCCTTTAATGCCGTTCCGGAGATGGAAATGATGAAAACGGCGTTCCAGCTGGCGAAGCATGGCATGGAAATCAAAGGGAATACGCGAAGCCGTATCAATGCGATCATGAAGAAAATGCCGGACATGAACGGCATGCAACGACTCTCGGCCCTGTTCAGCATCTTCGATCTGCTAGCCGCCACCACGGAATACGAACTGCTGGCCAGCCCGGCGTTTGTGGAGAATGTACAACTGACCACCTCCAACCGTTTCGGCATCATTACCGATTACATCATGCGTAATTTCGACCGCGATATCCCGCTGACCGAAATCGCCGGCGTGGCCAATATGGCCGTTACTACTTTCTGTAATTACTTCAAGGAACACCAGCGCGTGACGTTCATCGAATACCTGAATTCCGTTCGTGTCGGCCACGCCTGCAAACTATTATCGGAAAAAGACCACAACATCGCTGAAATCGCCTATGAATGCGGGTTCAACAATCTCGCCAACTTCAATCGACAGTTCAAGAAACTCAAAGGCATGACGCCCAGCGAATATAAGCGGACGCTTGTCCTGTAATTATGCGTTCAAACCACCATCCATCAGGATATTTTCTCCGTTGATATACGCTCCCGCATCCGAAGCGAGGAGCACGACCAGACCTTTGATATCGTCCCGGTTTGCCATTCTTCCCAACGGTACTTTCTTGCAGTAGTTTTTCAGAAATTGTTCGGGTTGATGATTGAACAATCCGCCCGGACTAATACAATTTACGCGCACCTGCTTGCCGGCCAGCACTTTGGCGAGGTAGCGGGTTAGGTTGATGAGGCCCGCATTGTGGAAAAAATAATCAGGCGGCGGATGGCCCATGTCCGTTCCGTCATAGTTAGACAGGTCGGGGCCGCGCATGCCCATCATGGAAGCAATATTGATGATACTGCCGCCGCCGCTTTCTTCGATGAGCGCCGCCATTTCCCGGAGCAGGTCCATCATGCCGGTGGCGTTCACCAGCATGGATTCGGCGAATTGGGCAATGGGCGCGTCGTATCCTTTCATGGGACGGCTCACGGCGTTGTTCACGAAAATATCGAGGCGGCCGTAATTCTTTTTATCGATGTGGTTAATTCTCTTATCGAAGTATGATCTCCCTGGTCCAATGCCAGCGCATCCACCTGCAGGCCCTGCTGGCGGAAAGCCTCCGCCACGCGGCGCCCTTCTTCCAGATTGCGCGAAGCAGTGATGACGCGGGCACCGGCTTCGCCGAGCGCTTCCACCATACATTGGCCATATTGGCCGGCGCCGCCCGTTACGAGCGCCACCCTTCCTTCCAGGTTGAATAATTTATGAATATGCATGTGTAATGTCAATGAATGTGAATAGTGATGCCGCCTTGCTCCCTGCTTTCTTTAGCAGCGATGAGTGTACCGATGACGGCAGAGGTGGTTTCGAACCGCAGGCGGGGCCTGCCTTCCTGCACGGACCGCACAAACTCAATGATATTGTCGCGAAACATGGCGTAGGAATTGGTGATATCCACCAGCCGCCAGTTTTTTTCTCCATAAACAGACAGCTGGAAAGTCGGGGAGATGTGCATGAAAAGATGAACGACGGCGATGATACCGTTGGCGAATTCGATCGTCACTACATCCTTCCCTTGCTGGCCGGAATGCCTGACCGATAGCGGTTGAGGATCGTCCAGAAGCGAGAAAACGGCTTCCAGCATGTGAACGCCGTATTTTATCCAGTCTTTCTTTCCCGTCGCCGTCACCAGTTGAATGGGGCCAAGCGCGGCCAGCTGGGCCTTGGCCGACATGACTTCAGACGCATACCGCATGGAAGAGCAGCTCATGACAAATTTCCCTTCCGCCGCATGCCCTGCGAACCATGCCAGGTCTTCGCGGCTGATGGCAAGGGGCTTGTCGATGAACAAGGGAATGCCGGCTTCGATGAAAGGCGCGGCCATGGCGCGGTGGTGCTCGGGGTCGTCGCGCGCGAGGATCACGGCATCGATGTTTGTGGCCATTTCTTCCAGTGATCCCGCAACGTGATCAATGCCCGTGGCGCGCGCGATACTTTCAGCGATGGCGGTATCCTGCGCCCAAACCTGGGTGACCTTCGCGCCGGGGATTCCGGTTGTAGCGCGGTTCGCGGCGAGGTAATCCGCCACGGCGGGATACCCCACGCGGGCAATCTCTGCGCCATCAGCCATGCCATTGATTATGGCAGACCAGGAATAAGGATGCGCATTGCCTTCGCTCATGCCGATTATGCCGATCCGGATCATGCTTCGTGTATTTTTTGCTGGATGGATTGACAGTAGTTTTTCATGCCTACTACATCGGCGCCAACGTTGACAAACTGGTAGCCCATGCTGAGGAAATCCTTGAGGCTGTCGATACTTCCGGAAGTCGCGGCGAATTTACCATGCTTCCGCGCTGCTTCCGCAACGAGTCGGCGGGCGTTGAGGAGCTCGGGATGATCCCACTGGCCGGGGGCGCCGATGCTCTGGCTGAAATCTCCCGGACCGAAGAACAGCATGTCGTACCCTTCCAGCGCGGCGATGGCTTCGATTTCCTTCAGCGGCTCGTAGTCCTCGATCTGCAGAATCACGAAACGCTGGCTGTTGGCCTGTTGCATGTATTCGGTCAGCGGGATGCCGGTGTACCCTGCGTCCGCACTGCCGCCGTCGATGGCGCGTTTGCCCAGCGGGTGGAAGCGGGTCATTTTGACGATCGACTTTGCATCTTCCAGGCTCATGACATGCGGCACGAGAATCCCCGCGGCATCCAGCTCCAGCGGTTTGATATAGTCGCTGTAACTGCCTCTGGGCACCCGCACCATCACATCCACGTCGTGCGCTTTGGCGGATCGGATATGCGTGGATACAACTGACCAGTCCTGCGCCAGGTGCTCCCGGTCTACCCACAGGCAATCGAAACCCATCATAGCCGCCAGTTCGGACACCTGTCCGTCTCCGAAATTGATCTTCAGGCAGCTGGCCGTTTCGCCAGCCCTTAATTTCCTCAGTACCCTGCTTTCTCTCATTTTCATATATCCGGTAAGTTTAAAGTTTGTTTCTTTTCAAAATCTGTAGAACCGCATTGGCGGCAGACACGCGTACATCTTCATTGCCATCCGCCAGCAGTTTGTCGAGGAAGGGAAGGTCATCTACTTTTCCCCGTATTGCCAGCCCCTCGCCCACTTGGTAACGTTCACCTGCACTACCGTGTAGGCACTGCACCATCATTTGGCGGGCTCGTTGAAGGTCCTGCGGAGAAGCGTGAGCGTAATAGGCACTTAGCACCAGCGACCAGCCGGGATTTCCCGGCTGCACATGCGTGGCGCAGGAATCCAGCAAACCGCGGGCGACAGCAGATACCGACGGACTGAAGCGCAGGGCATATGCGGCGTAATAACTTTCCGCCGCATCCGGAGACGACAGCATCATTTCGAGCCGCGCCTTACCTTCCGCTGTTCCCTGGTTGGCGACTACCCATGCGGCCATGGCACGGAAACCGCCGCTGCCCCTGTCTGCCAGCGAACGGATGGATGCCGGCGTTTTACGGTAGCCGATCTTCGCGAGGCTTTCGAGTGCCGTAAGGCGGCTGCGAGCACTGTCGGCATGGCGGAATTCGTGCAAAATTACCCGCGCCATTTTCCTCCGCCGCCCCAGCCGCGCCCTCACCCGGGCTGAGCCAGTCCTTTCGATGGAACCCAGTTTTTTATGCAAAGGAAAATGCGCGGCGATCCCGTTCCTATAACCGTTTGCGATGAGCGCTTCCGCTGCATGCATGCGCACCAGGAATTGCGGGCTGCGCTCCATCGCCTGCCGCAACACATCCAGGCATGCCTGCGTACGGTTCTGGCCGTGGAGGTTTCCCAAAGCGAAAAAGGTGACGAACAAGGCAAATAATCGCATCAGCATATCTTCAAAAGTAATCGTCCGGTCAGGATACCGTTGTTACTATTCTTTACATTCATAATACTTTCTTACACAAATGAAAAAACCTGCATTTTGTATATTGACGACAGGAAACAACCGCCAACCAATATAATGAAAAATAATACCACATATCAGCAGGATCGTAACAACAGCGCTGCCGCCGGGAACCTACTTTTGAAACATTTGATATCCAAAACTACGATATGATGAATACCGACGCTTTTTCCATTCGCCAGCCCGCGCTCCGCGCATGGATAACGGTTGCATTACTTTGCGTGGTAGGCTGCCTGAATTATCTCGACCGGATCATGATCACCACCATGCGGGAATCCATTGTGTCGGACATTCACATTACCGACACGCAGTTCGGCATGCTGACCTCTGTATTCCTTTGGGTATATGGATTGCTGAGCCCATTCGCGGGTTTCCTGGCCGACCGTTTCAAGCGCAGCCGGGTGATTATTATCAGCCTGTTCGTTTGGTCGATCGTAACCTGGATGACGGCGCACGCCACTACCTATGGTGAATTGCTGGCCACACGGGCTTTGATGGGCATTAGCGAAGCCTGTTACATCCCCGCCGCGCTGGCGTTGATCACGGATTACCACCGTGGGCCCACCCGGTCGCTGGCTACCGGTATTCACATGGCGGGTATCATGTTCGGGCAAAGCCTGGGATTTCTGGGTGGATGGATTGCCGAAGAATCCTCGTGGACCAACGCATTCAGCACCTTTGGCATCATCGGCGTCGTGTATGCTTTCGTGTTGTTTTTCTTTCTGCGGGATGCGCCCTCCCGGCAAATCACCGCGCCAGCCGTTACAACTATCAGGTTCGGCGATGCCGTGCGTAACCTGTTCAGCAAGCGCGCTTACTGGCTGGCATTGGCTTTCTGGGGGATGATCGGGGTGGTAAACTGGATGATCGTTTCGTGGTTGCCGACGTATTACAAAGAACAGTTCAACCTTACCCAAAGCATGGCCGGCGTGTACGCCACCGGGTACTTCCACACCGCCAGCCTGCTGGGTGTTTTAGCCGGAGGCGCCTGGGCCGACCGCTGGAGCCGCCGCAATCAGCGCGCGCGGGTGCTGGTACCCGCCATCGGGCTCTGCATCGCCGCGCCCTGCATCCTGCTGGGCGCCAGCACCGACGCGCTGGTACTGGCGATCGGCGGGTTCGTGATGTTTGCCTTCACGCGGACTTTCACCGATGCCAACATGATGCCCATCCTCTGCATGATCGCCGACGAGCGGTATCGCGCTACTGGTTATGGCATCCTCAATCTTGTGAGCTGCCTGATCGGCGGCCTCGGTATCTACGCCGGCGGCGCCCTGCGCGATGCGGATGTGAATCTGCGCAGCGTGTTTCAACTGGCCGCGGGCGCAGCGCTTATCAGCGCCGTCATTCTCCTTTCCATCAAAACGAAAAACGCGGACAAGGGTTGATGATCCCTGTCCGCGTGCGTTTTCTTTCCATACTAAATTACTTCAACCATCCGTTGCGGTCCCAGGCCGGGAGGTCCAGGAACGCGGGATTGGGATATGACAGGCGCTTTGCTGCCGCGAAGGCAGCTGCATCGAGGTAACGCCCATCGGCCGTGCGGAGCGTAGCTTCCAGGTATTCGGGTTTATCGATCCCGATCAGCACGGCAGCCACCTGGCGCGACGACAACGCGAATTTCACGGCGAATTCCGCCAACGGCAATTCATCTTGCAAAGCCGCGTACTTGCCAACATGAACTTCCACGTCTTTCAACGCCGGGTGTAACCGGCGGCCCCTATCGCCGAGGATCCCCTTCAGCAAAACGGATCTTACCACCAATCCCACACCCGCCGCTTCGGCAGCGTCGAAACATAGCGCCTGCCGCTGGTCCATCAGGTTGTAAGGCAGCTGGATCACATCCCAGTCGCCGCTCGCAACCGCCTGCTCCGTTTCGGTGGTATGATAAGTAGAAATTCCCGTTGCGCGGCAAATCCCCTGCCGTTTAATATCCCTGAAAACCGCCGCTACTTCTTGGCTGTCGAGAATGGCGGCGCTGGCCTGGTGGAGCATGAAAACATCCACATAATCCGTTTGCAAAGCACGCAGGCTTTCCTGCAGCGATCCCCAAATGATTTCCCGGAGGGTTTCTGACGGGGGCAGCGGCTGGCCTGGCGCATGCAGGTGCCGGCATTTTGTGGCCAGCACCACATCTTTCCTGCGGTCATGAAATGCACGTCCCATAATCTCTTCGCTATTGCCATATAAACGCGCCGTATCGAAAAAGTTAATCCCTCCGTCCACCGCGGCATGCAACAGCCGGATAGCATCCTGTTCCGGCAACATATCTTCACGGCCGTGGACACCAATACCGTAAGGCATCCCGATCTCCACTCCGCCGAACGCCACTTCCGACACGCGTATGCCGGTTTTTCCCAATGCTCTTTTTTCCATTATCGAATTGAATACAATTGAATTACTGATTGAATTTGAAAGCATACAGGTCCGCATCTTTCATATAGACCCTCATCCGCACCGGCCTACCCGACAGGGCGCTTACATCCGCGTTCCCCTTCCATCGCACGATCCTCCGCGTTTCGTTACCAATGACGATTTCCGCATCATTCTTCGCAAAACCGGCTATGGGATTTCCTTCCGCATCGAGCATTTCTATCCTGATTTCACCGGCCGCGGAAGTAGAAAAATTAATTTCCAGCTCCTTTCCTTCAAATGTAAAAACTTTCGTCGTCATCCTCCCGCCGCCAAAAGGCGCATGCAGGGAGGCAAACCCGTCGAGGCGGAGCGTATATCGTTTCAGGTGCGCCCCCTCCTGCGCGTATGCTTCGTTTACATACAACGACAGCTCATCCGCACCGGTCTGCACCACGTTTAGCGCCGGGTAATTCGACCGAGAAACCCAGTTGCCCAGTCCTATTCCAGGCCGGATAAACGATTCCAGGAACGTCCGTTCGTAGGCCTTACCGCCGCGCGTCGACAGCAATACCACATCCGAGCAATCGCGGTAATATTGCGGGTCCACGTTCAGCCGTTTCGCCTCTTCGTCAGTCACCACCTGCCGCCCGGGCATAAACCGGGCTCCGATAGCCAGCGCAATGTGCGGCGCGCGGGCGTAAGGGCTCGTTTGCTGCGTATACAGTTGTTCGTGCGGTGTATCGCCGAAAGTCATTTCTTCCGGTTCCGACCAATGCAGGAAATCCTTTGAAACGGCACGGCTCACCGACCGGTACGCCGTTTTGCCCACTTTGCGCATGGTCCGGAAGTAGCAGACATACAGCTGCTCGCTTTCAGACCAGAACGCTACGTTTTGCGAATCGAAAGCGCCTTTGGTGATCACTGGCGCGCCCTGCATTTTGTGCCAGCGCAGGCCATCGGGCGAGGCGTAGGCCAGAAGGCCTGTTTCGCGTGTGCCGCAGATGGCTTTGTAACGGAGATGCGCCGGAGTGGCGGGGTTGGCGTCAATGAAAGTACTGAAGTTGTGGCTGGCGGGCGTTTCGTGCGCGACGACCACATTGTTGCGGAGGCTTCCGCCAACACGATGCTGTTTCAGCACGGGCTTCGACCACGTAATCCCGTCCTGGGATTCGGCCAGGCAGGTTACCTCGTGTTCATTGCCGTCTTTGCCGGAAATGGGTACGCCGCGGTAATACGCGCGGATTCTATCACCATCGTGCAGGATCGTTACATACCCGCTGAAGCGCCCTTCCCAGGGTTTGTCGAAATACAGCACTGCGCCGGATTCGCGCGGGGCGTGCATGCGCAGCGCCACGCCTTCCAGCTTATCGATTAGGTAGCGGTCCACGAAGATCTCCCGCCTGTCGGCGATTTGCAGGGCTCCAGGGGCCTGCCCGTGACTGTAAGTCAGGGCCGCACCGAAGGCTGCAATCAGGGAAAAAAGATATTTTCTCGTCATTTTACATTACTTGACCACGCCTGTCAGCGTCATTTCCATGAATTGAATGCCGGCTTGCTTCCCCCAGGTTTCCTGGCATACGATACGGAGGTAACGCACGTCCGGCGAGGTAGCGGGGAAGTAGAATTTCTCCCCAACTGTATGCCCGTACCGGATATCTTCTTCGGTTAGCGTTCCTACCGAAGCACCAGAGGGCTTGAAGGATTCGTAGGTGCCGAGTTTCACCCATCCCGAAAAATCGGCAGTTACATCCGGCGTGGCGCTGCCCCAGATTTCGAAACGGCGCATGTGCGAATGATTGTACAGCAGGTTCGACTCCGGACGGTTATTGATCAGTAAGCGGCTCAGGCGGGAAGTTTGACCCAGATCCACGGTGAACTGATTGTTAGTGTTCGCGAAGCCCAACGTAATACCGCCATCCCAGGCATTTTCGATCCGCCACGTGGCAGTCGTGTTGCCGGTATAGGGCAACCCGGGCGGGTTCCAGCGTTTGAACAGGGATTTATTGAGCTGCACGCCTTCCACCACCACCGGTTCCAGCGGTTCGTAGGCGGTAGAGAACGTGTCCGCCGCCGTTGGCTCAGGCAGGAAACGGGTCCGGTACTGCACATCGCCCGATACATCGGTCAGCACCGTTTCCACTTCGGACGGCAGCACTTTGTGCAATCTGTCTATTCCATCTACATCGCGGTACTGAATTTCAGTTTGCACGGCATATTGCGGCGCGCGCAGCCATCTTACCGTCAGCGTATTTTCGGCATCGATCAGTTCCCTGCTGGAGACGCCGCGGTTATACAGCGAAGCCTGGAACCTGCTACCATAAACATTTCCGTTGACTTCATAAGGAACCGACCTGAATTTCGATTCTTTGTTCATGGTGATGAGCTCAAAATTATAACCGTCTTCCGCCAGGTCCGGAACCACGGCTTCCAGCGTGTCTCCCGCGGCGGGCGGAACGTCGAGCACGGCGGAGTCCTGCCTTGTTCGCCAATAGACGACCATTTTCGCCACTTTGGGATCGTTGTTTACATAACGCAGCACCACGCGGCCATTGCCCGCCCGCAGGTTTACGGTATCGAGCCTGCTTACGTATATGGTTTCGCCTTCACGGAGGTATTTGTCGTGCAGGTCGTTCATTTTGGAACATCCCGCCATGCCGGCCGCCAGCAGCGGAACCGTCAACAATTGATATGTCAGTTTCATGTAATTCTCTTTTAGCCGTTAATAGTTGGTATCGCCC
Above is a genomic segment from Chitinophaga pollutisoli containing:
- a CDS encoding Rid family detoxifying hydrolase, which encodes MKKVKIIHPHRDPSFVTGAYSDALIVDGLLFVSGQASVDFRASRFVLGSIEEETTRSLDNIKAIVEAAGAGMEDVVKCTVHLADIADFDRYNAVYEKYFPGIKPVRTTVQSVLAESLKVEIDCIVKIPG
- a CDS encoding aldolase/citrate lyase family protein — translated: MKMRESRVLRKLRAGETASCLKINFGDGQVSELAAMMGFDCLWVDREHLAQDWSVVSTHIRSAKAHDVDVMVRVPRGSYSDYIKPLELDAAGILVPHVMSLEDAKSIVKMTRFHPLGKRAIDGGSADAGYTGIPLTEYMQQANSQRFVILQIEDYEPLKEIEAIAALEGYDMLFFGPGDFSQSIGAPGQWDHPELLNARRLVAEAARKHGKFAATSGSIDSLKDFLSMGYQFVNVGADVVGMKNYCQSIQQKIHEA
- a CDS encoding 3-hydroxyacyl-CoA dehydrogenase family protein, whose protein sequence is MEMQLNPAAIPVGVVGLGLMGSSIVASLLMSGHYVVGIAPLPEDMEAGPRRIREQLVQCAAAGLLVEPVDACLSRLTVTDRYSALRDCRLLQECVVEKVDIKKQVYRKIAAVAALDAVITSNTSAIPISTLQQLVPAPERFLGLHWAEPAYATRFLEITCGDQTAPEHADWLFRLAHGWGKEPTLLRKDIRGFITNRLMYAVYREMLHLVEKGLVTAEDADKAFRYDAGSWMTLMGIFRRMDYTGLEDAAAIFKSWFPRLSNHTGVPLIMRRMVREQARGIHDGNGFYAYTPQDARRWEAAFAGFNHDIHRLARLYPYNPVAPVNV
- a CDS encoding Gfo/Idh/MocA family oxidoreductase, which produces MIRIGIIGMSEGNAHPYSWSAIINGMADGAEIARVGYPAVADYLAANRATTGIPGAKVTQVWAQDTAIAESIARATGIDHVAGSLEEMATNIDAVILARDDPEHHRAMAAPFIEAGIPLFIDKPLAISREDLAWFAGHAAEGKFVMSCSSMRYASEVMSAKAQLAALGPIQLVTATGKKDWIKYGVHMLEAVFSLLDDPQPLSVRHSGQQGKDVVTIEFANGIIAVVHLFMHISPTFQLSVYGEKNWRLVDITNSYAMFRDNIIEFVRSVQEGRPRLRFETTSAVIGTLIAAKESREQGGITIHIH
- a CDS encoding aldo/keto reductase, with the protein product MEKRALGKTGIRVSEVAFGGVEIGMPYGIGVHGREDMLPEQDAIRLLHAAVDGGINFFDTARLYGNSEEIMGRAFHDRRKDVVLATKCRHLHAPGQPLPPSETLREIIWGSLQESLRALQTDYVDVFMLHQASAAILDSQEVAAVFRDIKRQGICRATGISTYHTTETEQAVASGDWDVIQLPYNLMDQRQALCFDAAEAAGVGLVVRSVLLKGILGDRGRRLHPALKDVEVHVGKYAALQDELPLAEFAVKFALSSRQVAAVLIGIDKPEYLEATLRTADGRYLDAAAFAAAKRLSYPNPAFLDLPAWDRNGWLK
- a CDS encoding AraC family transcriptional regulator, which translates into the protein MKATEHRIPKDFDKSFTVFREVGAYFPCPWHYHPEYELVLVTRSTGRRMVGDHIGYFGEEDLVFMAPRLPHVWVNDAPYLNGETGHQADAIVIHFMEDFLGEAFNAVPEMEMMKTAFQLAKHGMEIKGNTRSRINAIMKKMPDMNGMQRLSALFSIFDLLAATTEYELLASPAFVENVQLTTSNRFGIITDYIMRNFDRDIPLTEIAGVANMAVTTFCNYFKEHQRVTFIEYLNSVRVGHACKLLSEKDHNIAEIAYECGFNNLANFNRQFKKLKGMTPSEYKRTLVL
- a CDS encoding MFS transporter, whose amino-acid sequence is MMNTDAFSIRQPALRAWITVALLCVVGCLNYLDRIMITTMRESIVSDIHITDTQFGMLTSVFLWVYGLLSPFAGFLADRFKRSRVIIISLFVWSIVTWMTAHATTYGELLATRALMGISEACYIPAALALITDYHRGPTRSLATGIHMAGIMFGQSLGFLGGWIAEESSWTNAFSTFGIIGVVYAFVLFFFLRDAPSRQITAPAVTTIRFGDAVRNLFSKRAYWLALAFWGMIGVVNWMIVSWLPTYYKEQFNLTQSMAGVYATGYFHTASLLGVLAGGAWADRWSRRNQRARVLVPAIGLCIAAPCILLGASTDALVLAIGGFVMFAFTRTFTDANMMPILCMIADERYRATGYGILNLVSCLIGGLGIYAGGALRDADVNLRSVFQLAAGAALISAVILLSIKTKNADKG
- a CDS encoding DUF4998 domain-containing protein, yielding MKLTYQLLTVPLLAAGMAGCSKMNDLHDKYLREGETIYVSRLDTVNLRAGNGRVVLRYVNNDPKVAKMVVYWRTRQDSAVLDVPPAAGDTLEAVVPDLAEDGYNFELITMNKESKFRSVPYEVNGNVYGSRFQASLYNRGVSSRELIDAENTLTVRWLRAPQYAVQTEIQYRDVDGIDRLHKVLPSEVETVLTDVSGDVQYRTRFLPEPTAADTFSTAYEPLEPVVVEGVQLNKSLFKRWNPPGLPYTGNTTATWRIENAWDGGITLGFANTNNQFTVDLGQTSRLSRLLINNRPESNLLYNHSHMRRFEIWGSATPDVTADFSGWVKLGTYESFKPSGASVGTLTEEDIRYGHTVGEKFYFPATSPDVRYLRIVCQETWGKQAGIQFMEMTLTGVVK